Proteins co-encoded in one Setaria viridis chromosome 9, Setaria_viridis_v4.0, whole genome shotgun sequence genomic window:
- the LOC117838750 gene encoding NAC domain-containing protein 54 isoform X1 produces the protein MAPVSLPPGFRFHPTDEELIIYYLKRKINGRQIELEIIPEVDLYKCEPWDLPEKSFLPSKDLEWYFFSPRDRKYPNGSRTNRATKSGYWKATGKDRKVNSHRRAVGMKKTLVYYRGRAPHGSRTDWVMHEYRLDERECETDTGLQDAYALCRVFKKTAPGPKIIEHYGAVHHPIEQPQWMANSVDRSPTLDLSSDVRGDDFESSSFSFPTEAPMDSMHGGFGMQMSTAHEDGKWMQFLSEDAFNATNPFFMNPGSSSFSCLPSKVDVALECARLQHRLSLPPLEVEDFPQDVSLDTKTNILRSNPNEVDILQEFLSVASASQELINGTSSSYPAEIWPGAGTSSASTHYINELSSLVELGVKAKEEADNFYNMGCIGTSAGFASKSVHVDEPVRLVEIADMEELKEEKKQVENLRGVRLHNNDLGEIVVEGDESGNPTECITQYPISETADNSGEAGHLTDPTDAGGLDTAPIFSQSQPDDFAIGFDDVNPNASFDLYEKVDVKHGLFVSRVGAAKTFFHRVEPSKKVSFHLNPLASDVSRAIEKFHFPISVTTKVSGRVSIFSKFKALIRDKFLVTKPSSYQRSLGSKETAAVSELLQIVSLLLTPKEVTGPTTTEQELVKKKAKKVMKPGSGCEGSDAWLVPLSKRSKGISSMFFSGKWAFLTSALAIRTPGCNH, from the exons AAAAATCCTTCCTTCCAAGCAAAGATCTTGAATGGTACTTCTTCAGCCCTCGAGACCGCAAGTACCCAAATGGGTCAAGGACAAACCGTGCAACAAAATCTGGATACTGGAAGGCAACTGGGAAGGACAGAAAAGTGAACTCGCATAGGCGTGCAGTTGGTATGAAGAAGACCTTGGTTTACTATCGTGGCCGAGCTCCACATGGTTCTCGCACTGACTGGGTCATGCACGAGTACCGCCTGGACGAGAGGGAATGCGAGACTGACACTGGCTTACAG GACGCATACGCTTTATGTCGAGTGTTTAAGAAGACAGCACCTGGGCCGAAGATCATAGAGCATTATGGCGCAGTACACCACCCCATCGAGCAACCTCAGTGGATGGCAAACAGTGTCGACCGCTCCCCGACTCTGGACTTGTCCAGTGATGTGAGAGGTGATGACTTCGAGAGCAGCAGTTTCTCATTTCCGACAGAGGCGCCAATGGACTCGATGCATGGTGGGTTCGGGATGCAGATGAGCACGGCTCATGAAGATGGCAAATGGATGCAGTTCCTGAGCGAAGACGCCTTTAACGCCACCAATCCTTTCTTCATGAATCCGGGTTCTTCCAGCTTCTCGTGTCTCCCGTCCAAG GTCGATGTTGCACTCGAGTGTGCAAGGCTGCAGCACAGACTCTCCTTGCCTCCCCTGGAGGTGGAGGACTTTCCGCAAGATGTCAGCCTCGACACAAAGACAAACATACTCCGCAGCAACCCCAACGAGGTTGACATCCTTCAAGAGTTCCTCTCCGTCGCATCGGCCTCGCAGGAGCTAATCAACGGCACCAGCAGCAGCTACCCTGCAGAAATATGGCCAGGTGCCGGCACAAGCAGCGCCAGCACCCACTACATCAACGAGTTATCCTCGCTCGTCGAGCTCGGGGTGAAGGCAAAAGAAGAAGCAGACAATTTCTACAATATGGGCTGCATCGGTACGTCCGCAGGATTCGCCTCTAAGTCAGTCCATGTCGATGAACCGGTTAGGTTAGTTGAGATAGCTGACATGGAGGAGCTCAAGGAAGAGAAAAAGCAAGTGGAGAACCTTAGAGGAGTGAGGCTGCACAACAACGACCTAGGAGAG ATTGTTGTAGAAGGAGATGAAAGCGGCAATCCAACAGAGTGCATCACACAATACCCCATATCAGAGACTGCTGACAATTCAG GAGAAGCCGGTCACCTGACCGATCCCACTGACGCAGGAGGCCTAGACACTGCTCCCATCTTCTCGCAATCTCAACCTGACGACTTTGCTATTGGCTTCGATGACGTCAACCCTAATGCATCCTTCGACCTATACGAGAAGGTTGACGTCAAGCATGGACTCTTCGTCTCGAGGGTCGGCGCGGCCAAGACATTCTTCCACCGCGTTGAGCCATCGAAGAAGGTCAGCTTCCACTTGAATCCCCTAGCAAGCGACGTCAGCAGAGCGATCGAGAAGTTCCATTTCCCCATTAGTGTTACGACCAAAGTTAGTGGCAGGGTTTCTATTTTTAGCAAGTTCAAGGCGCTCATCAGGGACAAATTCCTGGTGACGAAGCCGTCATCATACCAAAGGTCCTTAGGCAGCAAAGAAACAGCAGCAGTGAGTGAGCTGCTGCAGATTGTGTCGCTCCTCTTAACACCAAAGGAAGTCACAGGCCCTACGACTACTGAGCAAGAGTTGGTCAAGaagaaggcaaagaaggtgaTGAAACCGGGATCCGGTTGTGAAGGAAGCGATGCGTGGCTTGTTCCACTCTCCAAGAGGAGTAAAGGCATTTCCAGCATGTTTTTTAGTGGGAAATGGGCATTTCTGACATCTGCATTGGCCATCCGCACTCCAGGGTGCAATCACTGA